The DNA segment ACCCGTATTCATCAGTAAAATATCTTAGAATGCGGATGTTTCTATTCTGGCATGACAGGTATGGCTGTGGAATTTGTGTTCCACAGGCCAAGTCTGTCATGCCTTTTGTAATTTTCAAACTGGAAAGAGAGAGAATAATGACTGAAACTACACAAAAGTTTAAGAAAAACGCATCACTCTTTGAAATGGAGGGAGTTCCCAAATTTTCACAAGCCCTGCCTCTGGCCTTACAGCATGTAATCGCTATGATCGTCGGGTGTATTACACCGGTAATAATTGTCAGCTCGTCAGCCGGCGTTTCCAACGAAACACAGGTAATTCTAATTCAGGCCGCACTTGTTTTTTCAGCGGTGTCAACTCTTCTGCAGTTGTTCCCGATTCATTTGTTTGGGCATAAGATTCAATTAGGATCAGGTCTTCCCGTGATTTTGGGGGTCAGTTTTGCCTATGTTCCAACGATGCAGTCAATTGCTTCTGAATCGGGCATCGGGACTGTTCTCGGCGGTCAGCTGGTAGGCGGCTTTATCGCCATTATTGCCGGTTTTCTCATGAAAAGGATACGCAAATTCTTTCCGCCAATTGTAACGGGAACTGTTGTATTTACCATTGGACTTTCTCTGTATCCTACAGCCGTTGCATATATGGCGGGCGGAAATGGAAGCAAAGATTTTGGTTCCTGGCAAAATTGGCTCGTAGCTTTAATCACGCTTGCTGTCGTCACACTGTTAAATCATTTCGGTAAAGGCGTGTGGAAACTTGCATCCATATTGATCGGTGTTGTTGCAGGGTATATTATCGCATACTTTTTTGGCATGGTTGATTTTACAAGCATCGGACAGGCCAGTGCTTTTCAGCTTCCGCACTTTCTGCCAATTAAACCGGAATTCGAGTTCTCGGCCTGTTTTGCATTCAGTGTCTTATTCCTGATTAACTCGATTCAGGCGCTTGGAGACTTCTCAGCCGTGACATCCGGAGGACTTGATCGTGAGCCTACTGACAAGGAGTTACAAGGGGGTATCGTAGGATTTGGAATTACGAATATGATCTCCGCTCTTTTCGGATGTCTCCCATCAAATCCTTATGGCCAGAATGTCGGCATTGTAACTACAACAAAGGTTGTCAATCGCTGCGTACTGGGTATCTCTGCACTGATACTTCTCATTGCAGGAATTATTCCAAAGTTCTCGGCAGTTCTCACTACGGTACCTTATTGCGTACTGGGGGGTGCTACTATCGGTGTCTTTGCTTCTATCGCAATGACTGGAATGAAGTTAGTCGCAGGATCCGGGATGGATTATCGAAGCACTTCCATCGTAGGGCTCTCAGCAGCACTCGGTGTTGGTATCTCTGAAGTAAATGGTTCCCTGGCTGCATTTCCTGCATGGGTTACCACGGTATTCGGAAAATCTCCAGTCGTAATCGCCACGATTGTGGCTGTACTGCTCAATATCATTATTCCAAAAGAGGATCATAAGGCAGACGAATCGAAAGAATAAATAAATACAATCGTAATATTCAAAAAAAAGAGAGATCCAAGAATGGTTAAATTCCTGGATCTCTCTTTTTTATAGTTCTACTTATAAACCTTCTGCATAACAGAACAGTTTAAAACAATTTTCTTCCGGATATATATTTGTGAACGACTCCCTCGTCACCAGACAAATAAAGGAACCTTTCCAGTCGATCTTTCAGATTCAGTTCCTGTGGATGAGGAATTTTACTCTCATCCAGAACCAGAAGATCTCCCTCATATCCTTCTTCAAAACTTCCCACTTTTCCGAAAAAGCTGCCTCCGCCCTTTGTACCCATAAAGAAAGCTTCCTCCATGGTGATCGGTTTCAGCTGATTACCAAGAAGCCGAAAGCGAAGCTTCGAGACTTGAATGGCATCCGTCATTGCACGAAAAATCGACAAATTCGCACCTCCAGCGACATCAGTTCCAAGACCGATATTCATGTCTTCATCAAGATAAAGACGGACAGGTGCAGCTCCGGAAGTCAGATTTTCATTCGACTGAGGACAATGGGCGATAAAAACACCTTTTTCTTTCATCAGTTTTATTTCTTCCGGAGAAGAATGCACGCAATGAGCCATAATAGTGGGCACGTCACCGCCAAACAAATCAAATCGGTTATAAGCATCTCCGTAGAATTTTGACTCCGGCATCAATTCCTTTACCCAGTCTATCTCACTTAAATTTTCAGACAGATGCGACTGAACAGGAACATGAAACTCCTTTTGAATTCTCGACAACATACTCATAAGTTCATCCGTACAGCTTGGAATAAATCTGGGCGTCAAAATCGGCTTCACATGCGGATAAGCATCCTGCGTCTTTGAAAGCCATTCGGCTGTGTCCATGGCTGATTTCATGGCACTTTCTTCGCAGAGATAATCCGGACTATTCCGATCCATATTTACTTTTCCGACATAAGCACTGATACCTGCATCACTTAGAAGCTGCATCAGAAGTTCGGTCGCCGGAATATGAATCGTCGCAAAAACGCTGGCTCTCGTAGTTCCACTCCGTTTCAGATCATCTGTAAAGATATTATAAGCCTTCCTGGCATAGTCGAGATCCTTATATTTACTCTCCTCCGGAAATGTATTGGTATCCAACCAGTCAAGCAGCTCCAGATCCATCTTCAGCCCACGAAATGCATACTGTGGAGCATGCACATGCAGATCAGTAAGTCCCGGAATAATCAGATGTCCGGTACAGTCCTCCATCCATGCACCTCGATACTGTTCTGGTATTTCATGAAAAACCCCTTTTACAAGCCCTCCCTCCAGGATTAGATAACTGTCAGCATATGTTTTAAGCGTATGCTTGTCAGTACTGTAACAGATATCACCCTTCAGAATTCTGGCTTCCTCTTGTTTTTGTTCCATCCCATCACCTCAATGTCAAACCTCAACCATACACTCAATCTCTACTTTTCCGCCTTTTGGAAGACCGGCAACTGCAAAACAGGAACGCGCCGGATTATTTCCTTCAAAATAATCGCCGTAAAGCTCATTAACTTTTGCGAAATCTCCCATATCTGCAAGGAAGATAGTTGTCTTAAGAACTTTTGATTTGTCTGTTTTGGCTTCCTTCATGATTGCGTCAAGATTCTTAAGAGAATTCTTTGCCTGCTCTTCTACGCTTTCCGGAAGATCTCCTGTTTTTGCATCAATACCAAGTTGTCCGGAAATAAATAGAATACCATTGCATTTCACAGCCTGTACATAAGGCCCAATTGCCGCGGGTGCTTCTTTTGTGTTAATAATTTCTTTTGCCATAATTAATCTCCTTTGTGTCCTTTTGGGACAGTAATCTAATTTTATGATCTATGCTTTCAGCTGTTGTTTAGCCTTGGCAAGATAACGGTAGACGGTCGGCTCACTCATCGCCATTTTATCGGCGATGAAACATACACTGCCTTTCAGCAGAAATGCTCCCTCTGCATAAAATTCATTGATAATCTCCTGCTTTTTCTGCTGAGAAGAAATATCAACATTAAGATATTTGTCCATCACAGTATGATATATACTCTTCAAAGCAGAATTGCCGGCATCTGAGAGAACTTCTCCTTCATAGTGAATCGCTCCCGGCTGATTCGCCGGTTTATCCTCACCTAGTCCAATACTGTCGATAAAACTCTTTAATTCCATAAATACCTCTACGTTGAAATTCACGCAGAGAGCACCGATCGCTGATCCGGATTTATCACGGATCAACATAGTCGAAGAAGTAAAAGGTTTTCCATCTTTTCCGGAAGCCTCATGCTGAACTATGTAATTTTTTCCATGTCCATGCGCTGCAGTATCGTCTTGCATCATCCTCATTGCGAGATTTGTCATCGGAGAACCGACAGTTCTTCCACTTTGAAAACCATTGGCAATCGCCACAACAGCATGTGCCGGATCCGTGAAATCATGGAGTACAATCTCATACTGTTTTCCCAGAGCTTTTCCCAAGAATTCTACTATCGCTACATAATGTTTTAATTCCTGATGCATGTCAGCCGTCCTTTCTTCTACTTTTCTAGTATACCATAGCGATAATGTATTATCAATAATATGAAAACTTTTTATCACAAAAGCTGAATTCCACAGGAATTCGCAACTTTAAGAGTCTCTTTTGGCCATACCGAACACTGCACCTCCCCGATATGTGCCTTTCTCAGGAAAAACATACAGATTCGGGACTGTCCAATTCCGCCGCCAATCGTGAGCGGAAGACGGTCATTAAGGACTGCCTTTTGAAAGTCAAGATCTGCCCGCTCCTGGCAGCTGCTTTTATCAAGCTGTTCTTTCAGACTTTTCGCATCAACACGAATTCCCATTGATGACAGCTCAAGTGCGATATCAAGGACAGGGTAGTATACGATAATATCTCCGTTCAGTCTCCAGTCGTCATAGTCCGGAGCCCGACCGTCATGCGGTTTTCCAGAAGAAAGCTTATCACCAATCTGCATAAGAAAAACTGCACCTTTTTCCTTCACAATCTGATATTCTCTCTCTTTTGGAGAAAGATCCGGATAGCGATCAAAAAGTTCCTGTGATGTGATAAAAAAGATATCCTCTGGCAGGAATTCTGTAATGTAATCGTACTGAATACTCATATATTTTTCCGTATGTTTCAGCGTTTTATAGATCTGTTTCACCGTACCCTTTAATGTGTCTATATTTCTGTCCTGCCTGGTTATGATTCTTTCCCAGTCCCACTGATCTACGTAAATAGAATGGATGTTGTCCAGTTCCTCGTCCCTTCGAATCGCATTCATGTCCGTATACAATCCCTCACCTGGTTTGAATCCATATTTTTTCAATGCATAGCGCTTCCATTTTGCCAGAGAATGTACGATCTGGGCATAAGCATGATCCGCATTCCTGATTTCGAATTCCACAGGTCTTTCAACTCCGTTTAGATTATCATTGAGACCCGTCTCCGGCCGCACAAAAAGTGGTGCTGTAACTCGAAGCAGATTCAGGCGTTTTACAAGTTCCTGTTGAAAAAAATCTTTTACGGTCTTAATCGCAGCCTGAGTCTCATGTAGACTAAGAGCCGATGCGTATTCCTGTGGAACTATTATTTCTACCATATTCTTACCTCTTCCATATTTTAATAAAAACAAAAAGGATTTTAGTTCAGATGTATCCCCTTCAATGCATCTGCAAATGCATTGTTAACTGGTTCTTGTGCTTCCCTCTTCTGTGCTTTCATATATTGTGCAACATCCTTTTTGGACACACCACCGCCTTCTTTTTTCCTTCGCTCCTTAAATTTATCCAATCTTTCTTTATGACCGCATATACAGATAAATGTTGCATCTTCACCATTTCCGTACAATTCCATCTTCTTATGACAGACAGGACATCTTGCATTCGAAGTACGCGAGATAACTTCCCGGTATCCACAATTTCGATCCTGACAGACAAGGAGTTTTGAATTCTTTCCTTTCACGGAAAGGAGGCGTTTTCCGCAGTTTGGACACTTTTTATTCGTCAGATTATCATGGTGATAACTTCCCTCCTCTTCCTTGATTTGGTTTACAAGATCCTTTGTATAATTCCTGATTTCGTCCGTAAACTTGTAACTTTTGAGATCTCCGCCAGCGATTGCAGAAAGTTTCATCTCCCAGCTGGCGGTGAGTTCCGGCCTCTTCAGATCCAAAGGGACCAATCTCAGGAGCTGCTTTGCTTTACTTGTGAGTATAATCTCATTTTCCTTTTTCTCCAGCAGAAATGTGTTGAACAATTTTTCAATAATATCTGCTCTGGTCGCGACAGTTCCCAGTCCTCCGGTTTCTCCCAGAGTCTTTGCCATCTTCGTATTCATTGATTCCATATAACGAACCGGATTTTCCATGGCGCTAAGCAGGGTTGCCTCTGTAAAACGCCTGGGCGGCTTTGTCTTTTGCGCCTGCACACGGATAACAGGATTCTCAAAGACTTCTCCTGGCTTAAGGAGCGGCAGATTTTGTTCCTTCAATCCATCTGTGTCCTCTTCGCTCTGTGTCGCCTCCGACTCATAAACCTCACGCCATCCCATCTTTATCATTCTTTTTCCTCTGGCCTGAAAGATCTCTCCTCCCAGATCTGCACTGATCATTGTCTCCTCATACACAACTGGGGGATACAACACACTTAAGAATCTGCGAACTACAAGATCATAGATTTTCCGTTCCTCCGAAGAAAGAGCCGCAAGATCTACAAATTGCTCAGTCGGAATAATCGCATGGTGATCCGAAACTTTGGCATCATTTACAAAGGACATTTTTTTCGAAAGTTTCGTCTGCTTTGCTTTTGATGCCAGACTTCGATACGGTCCCACGGATATAGCTTCGAGTCGTTCCGCAATCGTCGGAATAATATCCGCAGTCAGATAACGAGAATCTGTTCGGGGATATGTAAGTAATTTATATGTCTCATACAGACGCTGCATGATATTTAATGTCTGTTTTGCCGAATATCCAAAATGATTGTTCGCATCTCTCTGCAATTCCGTAAGATCATAGAGCAGTGGTGCAAACGTCTTTTTTTCTTTCTTATCGACTTTTGTAAGCTTCAAACTGCCCTCTTGTGCTTTCCTTTGAATGGATTCGCTTCTTTCTTTCGAAAATGTTCTGGCACTGTTGGTCTTTTGATCGATCCAGAGATACTTCACATGCCCGGCCTCAGCTGAAATCATATAATACGGTTTAGCTGTAAAAGAGCGGATCTCTTCTTCCCGTTTTTCAATCATGGCAAGTGTCGGTGTCTGTACTCTTCCACAGGAAAGTTGTGCATTATATTTGCATGTCAATGCACGCGTACAGTTGATTCCTACCAGCCAGTCTGCTTCTGCTCTGGAAACAGCAGCATGATAAAGATTGTCATACTCCCTCGCATCTTTTAGATGGGCAAATCCTTCCTGGATTGCTTTATCTGTCACCGAAGAGATCCACAGTCGTTTACATGGCTTTTGGTTATGAGCTTTATCCAGAATCCATCTGGCAACCAATTCACCTTCTCTTCCCGCATCCGTAGCGATAATTACCTGATTAATATCCCCTCTAAAGAGAAGCTTTGTAATCGCATGATATTGTTTCCCTGTCTTAGGTATCACTTTGATTTTAAGTTTATCAGGCATAATAGGAAGCATAGAAAGCTCCCATTCTTTATATTTCTTATTGTAGTCTTCCGGATCCTGCAATGTCACCAAATGTCCGAGGGCCCATGTTACGACATACTGGCTTCCCTCCATACATCCGTCACCTTTTTTCGAACAGTGCATAACCCGCGCAATATCACGCCCTACCGACGGTTTCTCAGCTATCACTAATGTTTTCATCTACATTAAATACCTTTCTATATCCGAAAAATAGCAGAGGAATAGTGCATGTCGCCATGACCATCCCTCAAAAATAACTCCCTGTCTGAAACTATGTTCCAACACTATTTCTTGTTTTCCAGGACTAATGTTGCAACTTCCTTTTCGTTATACTGGGATGAAATAATCCCACCGTCTGAAAGTCTGGAGTAGACTCCCTTAAAACTTCCATTATATACATATAGTCCCGACATATTGGTATAAGTTTTAAATTTCGCATCATCCTCTGTGAAAGAGATGTTTTCAGTTCTGTATGGGGGACAATATTCCTGATAGATATATCCCTGATTGATATTTTCTCTTACAATCGCCAGCCATTCTTCTTCGCTGAAGTCAATTCCCGCAAACACTCCTTTTGATGCATAGGAATCAAGCGGCTTGATAATCCACCTGTTCTTATCTTCAGTCACCTGATTCACATCAAAGAAGTGATCATCAAGAAGGTTTGTATAAGGAATATGTTCATTTACAAATAGCTGCTCCTCTCTGGTCAGAAGGCTTAAAGTGGGCTCCTCACGCAGCACCTTAAAAAGCCATTTATTGTGAATAATCTGCGTACAAAAAGATCCCATAATACAGACATCCTGGTTTTTGACAGCCTCTGTGAAATCTCGCACTTCATCGTAATGGGCCATGATATCTGTAGTAACAGCTCTTCGATAGATGAGATCAACCGGGATATTAGATGGTGAATATAACACATGATCTCGATATTTCATCTTTGTAATCTCACAAACCTCACAGTCGTAGCCATACTTTTGAAAACGCTTTTTAAATTCCTCAAACTCCGTAACTGAACCATTGTCAAGAAAATCCACAATTGCAATATAAGGTTTCTCAACTTTCTTTTCATACGTATCATACAAGGATAAGGAAGTTTCCACCCAGCTGTCAAAAAGTTCAAACGATTTAAACTGATATTTTTCCTTCATCTGAACATGAGCCGGATTCAACTCTAAAGCCTGATTGAGCAGTCTATCCTCATTCATCGCGCTGGTTCCGTCCGTATTAATCTCACAGAATTTAAACGAATGGTCATCTTCATTAAAAAAGATATCAAATCTTGCAATTGGAAGAAGACTGTCATAGAGATTCGGAACAAGGATCAACTTTTCAAGTTCCCTGGAAAATGGAAATAATTTTCTATATTCGGGGTTATCTAAATATTCCCGA comes from the Blautia liquoris genome and includes:
- a CDS encoding RidA family protein, whose amino-acid sequence is MAKEIINTKEAPAAIGPYVQAVKCNGILFISGQLGIDAKTGDLPESVEEQAKNSLKNLDAIMKEAKTDKSKVLKTTIFLADMGDFAKVNELYGDYFEGNNPARSCFAVAGLPKGGKVEIECMVEV
- a CDS encoding uracil-xanthine permease family protein, with amino-acid sequence MTETTQKFKKNASLFEMEGVPKFSQALPLALQHVIAMIVGCITPVIIVSSSAGVSNETQVILIQAALVFSAVSTLLQLFPIHLFGHKIQLGSGLPVILGVSFAYVPTMQSIASESGIGTVLGGQLVGGFIAIIAGFLMKRIRKFFPPIVTGTVVFTIGLSLYPTAVAYMAGGNGSKDFGSWQNWLVALITLAVVTLLNHFGKGVWKLASILIGVVAGYIIAYFFGMVDFTSIGQASAFQLPHFLPIKPEFEFSACFAFSVLFLINSIQALGDFSAVTSGGLDREPTDKELQGGIVGFGITNMISALFGCLPSNPYGQNVGIVTTTKVVNRCVLGISALILLIAGIIPKFSAVLTTVPYCVLGGATIGVFASIAMTGMKLVAGSGMDYRSTSIVGLSAALGVGISEVNGSLAAFPAWVTTVFGKSPVVIATIVAVLLNIIIPKEDHKADESKE
- a CDS encoding ATP-grasp domain-containing protein yields the protein MESIQEEYKSYIEEHMEESEKAAQSVKDFLMNSPAYYHGRLRVHTLQIPKVFSEDTIRIFQNIVKITYSIFTKVIREYLDNPEYRKLFPFSRELEKLILVPNLYDSLLPIARFDIFFNEDDHSFKFCEINTDGTSAMNEDRLLNQALELNPAHVQMKEKYQFKSFELFDSWVETSLSLYDTYEKKVEKPYIAIVDFLDNGSVTEFEEFKKRFQKYGYDCEVCEITKMKYRDHVLYSPSNIPVDLIYRRAVTTDIMAHYDEVRDFTEAVKNQDVCIMGSFCTQIIHNKWLFKVLREEPTLSLLTREEQLFVNEHIPYTNLLDDHFFDVNQVTEDKNRWIIKPLDSYASKGVFAGIDFSEEEWLAIVRENINQGYIYQEYCPPYRTENISFTEDDAKFKTYTNMSGLYVYNGSFKGVYSRLSDGGIISSQYNEKEVATLVLENKK
- the asnA gene encoding aspartate--ammonia ligase — encoded protein: MVEIIVPQEYASALSLHETQAAIKTVKDFFQQELVKRLNLLRVTAPLFVRPETGLNDNLNGVERPVEFEIRNADHAYAQIVHSLAKWKRYALKKYGFKPGEGLYTDMNAIRRDEELDNIHSIYVDQWDWERIITRQDRNIDTLKGTVKQIYKTLKHTEKYMSIQYDYITEFLPEDIFFITSQELFDRYPDLSPKEREYQIVKEKGAVFLMQIGDKLSSGKPHDGRAPDYDDWRLNGDIIVYYPVLDIALELSSMGIRVDAKSLKEQLDKSSCQERADLDFQKAVLNDRLPLTIGGGIGQSRICMFFLRKAHIGEVQCSVWPKETLKVANSCGIQLL
- a CDS encoding helix-turn-helix transcriptional regulator, producing MHQELKHYVAIVEFLGKALGKQYEIVLHDFTDPAHAVVAIANGFQSGRTVGSPMTNLAMRMMQDDTAAHGHGKNYIVQHEASGKDGKPFTSSTMLIRDKSGSAIGALCVNFNVEVFMELKSFIDSIGLGEDKPANQPGAIHYEGEVLSDAGNSALKSIYHTVMDKYLNVDISSQQKKQEIINEFYAEGAFLLKGSVCFIADKMAMSEPTVYRYLAKAKQQLKA
- a CDS encoding DNA topoisomerase III, with product MKTLVIAEKPSVGRDIARVMHCSKKGDGCMEGSQYVVTWALGHLVTLQDPEDYNKKYKEWELSMLPIMPDKLKIKVIPKTGKQYHAITKLLFRGDINQVIIATDAGREGELVARWILDKAHNQKPCKRLWISSVTDKAIQEGFAHLKDAREYDNLYHAAVSRAEADWLVGINCTRALTCKYNAQLSCGRVQTPTLAMIEKREEEIRSFTAKPYYMISAEAGHVKYLWIDQKTNSARTFSKERSESIQRKAQEGSLKLTKVDKKEKKTFAPLLYDLTELQRDANNHFGYSAKQTLNIMQRLYETYKLLTYPRTDSRYLTADIIPTIAERLEAISVGPYRSLASKAKQTKLSKKMSFVNDAKVSDHHAIIPTEQFVDLAALSSEERKIYDLVVRRFLSVLYPPVVYEETMISADLGGEIFQARGKRMIKMGWREVYESEATQSEEDTDGLKEQNLPLLKPGEVFENPVIRVQAQKTKPPRRFTEATLLSAMENPVRYMESMNTKMAKTLGETGGLGTVATRADIIEKLFNTFLLEKKENEIILTSKAKQLLRLVPLDLKRPELTASWEMKLSAIAGGDLKSYKFTDEIRNYTKDLVNQIKEEEGSYHHDNLTNKKCPNCGKRLLSVKGKNSKLLVCQDRNCGYREVISRTSNARCPVCHKKMELYGNGEDATFICICGHKERLDKFKERRKKEGGGVSKKDVAQYMKAQKREAQEPVNNAFADALKGIHLN
- a CDS encoding amidohydrolase family protein, with protein sequence MEQKQEEARILKGDICYSTDKHTLKTYADSYLILEGGLVKGVFHEIPEQYRGAWMEDCTGHLIIPGLTDLHVHAPQYAFRGLKMDLELLDWLDTNTFPEESKYKDLDYARKAYNIFTDDLKRSGTTRASVFATIHIPATELLMQLLSDAGISAYVGKVNMDRNSPDYLCEESAMKSAMDTAEWLSKTQDAYPHVKPILTPRFIPSCTDELMSMLSRIQKEFHVPVQSHLSENLSEIDWVKELMPESKFYGDAYNRFDLFGGDVPTIMAHCVHSSPEEIKLMKEKGVFIAHCPQSNENLTSGAAPVRLYLDEDMNIGLGTDVAGGANLSIFRAMTDAIQVSKLRFRLLGNQLKPITMEEAFFMGTKGGGSFFGKVGSFEEGYEGDLLVLDESKIPHPQELNLKDRLERFLYLSGDEGVVHKYISGRKLF